The following proteins come from a genomic window of Lolium rigidum isolate FL_2022 chromosome 5, APGP_CSIRO_Lrig_0.1, whole genome shotgun sequence:
- the LOC124655516 gene encoding molybdopterin synthase catalytic subunit-like, with translation MAGDEPPTAAAQPPTTELDQDLVEILEEGSGRLDIARYVDHVRDLAAGAIATFEGTTRDHFDGRRVVELRYEAYSAMARRRLEAILREARAAHALRRLAVAHKLGPVPAGEASVFVAASAVHRADAMEACRYVIDEIKASVPIWKKEVYDDGEVWKENREFFDRADADGTDTDHKKGHNKASGGGCCGSKVRVMEES, from the coding sequence ATGGCCGGCGACGAGCCCCCAACGGCGGCGGCCCAGCCGCCCACAACGGAGTTGGACCAGGACCTGGTGGAGATCCTGGAGGAGGGATCGGGCCGCCTGGACATCGCCCGGTACGTGGACCACGTGCGCGACCTGGCGGCGGGCGCCATCGCCACCTTCGAGGGCACCACGCGGGACCACTTCGACGGGCGGCGCGTGGTGGAGCTGCGGTACGAGGCCTactcggccatggcgcggcgccgGCTCGAGGCCATCCTCCGCGAGGCCCGCGCCGCCCACGCGCTGCGGCGGCTGGCCGTGGCGCACAAGCTCGGCCCCGTCCCGGCCGGCGAGGCGAGCGTCTTCGTGGCGGCCTCGGCGGTGCACCGCGCGGACGCCATGGAGGCGTGCCGCTACGTGATCGACGAGAtcaaggcctccgtgcccatctgGAAGAAGGAGGTGTACGACGACGGCGAGGTGTGGAAGGAGAACCGCGAGTTCTTCGACCGCGCCGACGCCGACGGGACGGACACGGACCATAAGAAGGGCCACAACAAGGCgtccggcggcggctgctgcggcAGCAAGGTGCGGGTCATGGAGGAGAGCTGA
- the LOC124656772 gene encoding L-ascorbate oxidase-like yields MGQDNMSKPARRSARVGGAMALVGQPQLLLCCLFLVSAWALAAVAQAKTVHEKWDISDQFAYPDCVRKLAVTINGHTPGPTIRAVQGDTVVVTVKNSLLTENVAIHWHGIRQIGTPWADGTEGVTQCPILPGDTFVYTFVVDRPGTYMYHAHYGMQRSAGLNGMIVVSVPPGAGADVAEPFAYDGEHDVLLNDWWHKSTYEQAAGLAAVPIVWVGEPQSLLINGRGRFVNCSALGEASCNATHPECSTPVFAVVPGKTYRFRIGSMTSLSALNFEIEGHAMTVVETDGHYVKPFVVKNLNIYSGETYSVLITADQDPNRNYWLASNVVSRKPGTLTGTAVLAYYGGRSSPRDVPPTTPPTGPVWNDTTYRINQSIATVAHPAHVYAPPPSSDRTILLLNSQNRIDGRTKWAINNVSFTLPHTPYLVALKDRLQGTFDPRPPPETYNHTAYDVYGVQPNPNATSSDGLYRLAFGSVVDVVLQNANMLAANNSETHPWHLHGHDFWVLGYGVGRFDPAVHPATYNLRDPILKNTVAVHPYGWTALRWRADNPGVWAFHCHIEAHFFMGMGIVFEEGVERVGKLPEEIMGCGSSKGGRH; encoded by the exons ATGGGCCAGGACAACATG TCGAAGCCGGCCCGGAGGTCTGCGAGAGTGGGCGGAGCAATGGCGTTGGTAGGACAACCACAGCTTCTCCTCTGCTGCCTCTTCCTGGTGAGTGCATGGGCGCTGGCCGCCGTCGCTCAGGCGAAGACGGTGCACGAGAAGTGGGACATCAGCGACCAGTTCGCATACCCTGACTGCGTCCGCAAGCTCGCCGTCACCATCAACGGCCACACCCCTGGCCCGACCATCCGCGCCGTGCAGGGCGACACGGTGGTGGTCACCGTGAAGAACTCCCTGCTGACGGAAAACGTTGCCATCCACTGGCACGGCATCCGGCAGATCGGCACGCCGTGGGCGGACGGCACGGAGGGGGTCACCCAGTGCCCCATCCTCCCCGGCGACACCTTCGTCTACACGTTCGTCGTCGACCGCCCGGGCACTTATATGTACCATGCCCATTATGGAATGCAGCGCTCGGCGGGGCTGAACGGCATGATCGTCGTGTCCGTCCctcccggcgccggcgccgacgtGGCCGAGCCGTTCGCGTACGATGGTGAGCATGATGTGTTGCTGAATGATTGGTGGCACAAGAGCACCTACGAGCAGGCAGCGGGGCTCGCCGCCGTGCCGATCGTGTGGGTCGGCGAGCCGCAGTCGCTGCTGATCAACGGCCGCGGGCGGTTCGTCAACTGCTCGGCGCTGGGGGAGGCGTCCTGCAACGCGACGCACCCGGAGTGCTCCACGCCGGTGTTCGCCGTGGTGCCCGGCAAGACGTACCGGTTCAGGATCGGCAGCATGACCTCCCTCTCCGCCCTCAACTTCGAGATCGAG GGCCATGCAATGACAGTGGTGGAGACGGACGGGCACTACGTGAAGCCATTCGTGGTGAAGAACCTCAACATCTACTCCGGCGAGACTTACTCCGTGCTGATCACGGCCGACCAGGACCCGAACCGCAACTACTGGCTGGCCTCCAACGTCGTGAGCCGCAAGCCCGGCACGCTCACcggcaccgccgtcctcgcctacTACGGCGGCCGCAGCAGCCCTCGCGATGTGCCGCCGACGACGCCACCCACCGGCCCGGTGTGGAACGACACCACGTACCGCATCAACCAGAGCATCGCCACGGTGGCGCACCCGGCGCACGTGTACGCCCCGCCGCCGAGCTCCGACCGCACCATCCTCCTCCTCAACTCGCAGAACAGGATCGACGGGCGGACCAAGTGGGCGATCAACAACGTCTCCTTCACGCTGCCCCACACCCCCTACCTCGTCGCCCTCAAGGACAGGCTCCAGGGCACCTTcgacccgcgcccgccgccggAGACCTACAACCACACCGCGTACGACGTGTACGGCGTGCAGCCGAACCCGAACGcgacgagcagcgacgggctCTACCGGCTGGCGTTCGGGTCCGTGGTGGACGTGGTGCTGCAGAATGCCAACATGCTCGCGGCCAACAACAGCGAGACGCACCCGTGGCACCTCCACGGGCATGACTTCTGGGTGCTCGGCTATGGCGTGGGGAGGTTCGACCCGGCGGTGCACCCGGCGACGTACAACCTGAGGGATCCCATCCTGAAGAACACGGTGGCGGTGCACCCCTACGGCTGGACGGCGCTGCGGTGGAGGGCGGACAACCCCGGAGTGTGGGCGTTCCACTGCCACATCGAGGCGCACTTCTTCATGGGCATGGGCATCGTCTTCGAGGAGGGGGTTGAGCGCGTCGGGAAGCTGCCGGAGGAGATCATGGGCTGCGGCAGCAGCAAGGGCGGTCGCCATTGA